In one Mycobacterium heckeshornense genomic region, the following are encoded:
- a CDS encoding IS110 family transposase: protein MIFIGDDWAEDHHDIYLMNTDGARLASRRLPEGLAGIRGFHELVATHAEEPGHVVVGIETDRGLWVEALTAAGYQVYAVNPLAVARYRDRHHVSGAKSDAGDAKLLADLVRTDRHNHRMVAGDTPIAEAVKVLARGHQNLIWARIRQTNALRSALREYYPAALEAFDDLSDRDALAILGRAPTPAEAAHLSLSKIRSALKAAGRQRNLDTRAQQIAALLRTEQLTAPAAVTAAFGATTRAAVGIIVELNCQIAELETELAAHFEKHPDADIYLSLPGLGVVLGARVLGEFGDDPNRYTDAKSRKNYAGTSPLTVASGKKRAVLARHVRNRRLYDAIDQWAFCALSTSPGARSYYDHRRAAGDLHHQALRALGNRLVGILHGCLRHRTIYNEHKAWAHRQTTHDTQAA, encoded by the coding sequence CTGATCTTCATTGGAGACGACTGGGCCGAAGACCACCACGACATTTACCTGATGAACACCGACGGCGCTCGGCTGGCCTCGCGGCGACTGCCCGAAGGACTGGCCGGTATCCGCGGGTTTCACGAGCTGGTGGCCACCCACGCTGAAGAACCCGGCCACGTCGTGGTCGGCATCGAAACCGACCGCGGCTTATGGGTCGAGGCGCTGACCGCGGCCGGCTACCAGGTGTATGCGGTCAACCCGCTCGCAGTGGCCCGCTACCGCGACCGCCACCACGTCTCCGGGGCGAAATCTGATGCCGGCGACGCCAAGCTGCTGGCCGATCTGGTGCGCACCGATCGGCACAATCACCGCATGGTCGCGGGTGACACCCCCATTGCCGAAGCGGTCAAGGTATTGGCACGCGGACACCAAAACCTGATCTGGGCCCGTATTCGACAGACCAACGCGCTGCGCAGCGCTTTGCGTGAGTATTACCCGGCGGCACTGGAGGCATTCGACGACCTGTCAGACCGTGATGCCCTTGCCATTTTGGGCCGCGCTCCAACTCCCGCTGAAGCCGCACATCTGAGCCTGTCAAAAATCCGTTCGGCCCTCAAAGCCGCTGGGCGCCAACGTAACCTCGACACCCGCGCCCAACAGATCGCAGCCCTGCTGCGCACCGAACAGCTCACCGCCCCCGCCGCGGTCACCGCAGCCTTCGGAGCGACCACCCGCGCCGCGGTGGGCATCATCGTCGAACTCAACTGCCAGATCGCCGAGCTCGAAACCGAACTGGCCGCACATTTTGAGAAACACCCGGACGCCGACATCTACCTCTCCCTGCCAGGACTCGGTGTTGTGCTCGGCGCCCGGGTGCTCGGTGAGTTCGGGGATGACCCGAACCGCTACACCGACGCCAAGTCTCGCAAGAACTACGCCGGAACGTCACCCTTGACCGTAGCCTCAGGCAAGAAACGCGCCGTGCTGGCCCGCCACGTTCGCAACCGCCGCCTGTATGACGCGATCGACCAATGGGCGTTCTGCGCCCTATCAACCAGCCCCGGCGCACGCTCCTACTACGACCATCGCCGCGCCGCAGGAGACCTGCACCACCAAGCACTACGCGCCCTGGGCAACCGCCTCGTCGGCATCCTCCACGGCTGCCTACGACACCGCACCATCTACAACGAACACAAGGCCTGGGCACACCGCCAAACCACCCACGACACCCAAGCCGCTTGA
- a CDS encoding FAD-dependent oxidoreductase — protein MNAFPHLLQPGRIGAMSVRNRLVMSPMETMYGTPDGLPSARTRDYFAARAKGGVGLITLGATGIDPHHLETPGSLHLGTDAAVDAHRALVEVVHEHGAKIQPQIVHAGPDSLGPEIHGVTSLGPSVIPSYLTGRPSAEITKDQLIEVFDLFKAAVRRAAEAGYDGIELHAAHGYMLLGSFLAPQRNRRTDEYRGNSVRGRIRIVLDVLAAIRSEIGDALPITLRISGYERVAGGRPIYETAQVATDLVAAGVDAFHVSGGVIDRLVTRMVNGADDGDALNVGAAAAVKEVVDVPVIAVGRIHDPELAEQILADGRADFIAMGRPLLADPDLPRKLLSGQAHRVRKCISCENCIDAMELRFAVDCAVNPRTGKESELAAGRTTHPKQVLVIGGGPAGLEAARVAAERGHHVRLFERNTQLGGALRWASVLHRENEPFLRYLCAEINRSAVEVNLGQAVSAEDVVALDPDVVVVATGARIAIPAIAGAELPHVRTGPGLRELLGGHADPAAPAWQRLGAGLLSGWRQRLVKPAAVRLATRAWMPLGRRVAIIGGDLVAVELAEFLASRGRFVSILESGKDLAPEVGNKRKAEHMDRLDRLGVTVHVQAGVERITAEGVLFTPAGGATRQLLADSVVIAGTPEPDTALFDTLAAGMPDAQVYAAGDCNGVGLIRKATEDGARVACAI, from the coding sequence GTGAACGCGTTTCCTCATCTGCTGCAGCCCGGCCGGATCGGCGCCATGTCGGTGCGCAACCGGTTGGTGATGTCGCCGATGGAAACCATGTACGGCACACCGGATGGGCTTCCGTCGGCGCGCACCCGCGACTATTTCGCTGCCCGCGCCAAGGGCGGGGTGGGCCTGATCACCCTGGGCGCCACCGGAATCGACCCTCACCATCTCGAGACGCCCGGAAGTCTGCACCTGGGCACTGACGCGGCTGTCGACGCGCATCGGGCGCTGGTGGAGGTGGTGCACGAGCACGGCGCCAAGATCCAGCCGCAGATCGTGCACGCCGGACCCGATAGCCTGGGACCAGAGATCCACGGCGTGACATCGCTGGGCCCCTCGGTGATTCCGTCGTATCTCACCGGGCGCCCGTCGGCGGAGATCACCAAAGATCAACTCATCGAGGTGTTCGACTTGTTCAAGGCGGCGGTGCGCCGCGCCGCCGAGGCCGGATACGACGGCATCGAGCTGCACGCCGCCCATGGTTACATGTTGCTGGGATCTTTCCTTGCCCCGCAGCGCAACCGGCGCACCGACGAATACCGGGGCAACTCGGTGCGGGGCCGAATCCGCATCGTGCTCGATGTGCTGGCCGCGATCCGCTCGGAGATCGGTGACGCGCTGCCTATCACCTTACGGATTTCCGGCTATGAGCGGGTTGCCGGAGGCCGTCCCATATACGAAACCGCACAGGTGGCAACGGATCTGGTGGCCGCCGGAGTGGACGCTTTTCATGTGAGCGGCGGGGTGATCGATCGGCTGGTCACCCGGATGGTCAACGGCGCCGACGACGGCGACGCGCTCAACGTCGGTGCCGCGGCTGCGGTCAAGGAAGTGGTCGACGTGCCGGTAATCGCCGTCGGGCGCATCCACGATCCGGAACTTGCCGAACAAATCCTGGCCGACGGCCGCGCCGACTTCATCGCCATGGGCCGACCGCTTTTGGCCGACCCTGACCTGCCGCGCAAACTGCTTTCCGGGCAGGCGCACCGGGTGCGCAAATGCATCTCGTGTGAAAACTGCATCGACGCCATGGAACTGCGCTTCGCCGTCGACTGCGCGGTCAATCCGCGCACCGGCAAGGAAAGCGAGCTGGCCGCAGGTCGCACCACGCATCCGAAGCAGGTCCTGGTGATCGGCGGCGGCCCGGCCGGCCTGGAAGCCGCTCGGGTGGCCGCCGAACGCGGGCATCACGTCCGGCTGTTCGAACGCAATACCCAACTGGGCGGCGCGTTGCGCTGGGCGTCGGTTCTGCATCGGGAGAACGAACCGTTCCTGCGTTACCTGTGCGCTGAGATCAATCGGAGTGCCGTGGAAGTGAATCTGGGCCAAGCTGTTTCGGCTGAGGATGTCGTTGCCCTGGATCCCGACGTCGTAGTGGTCGCCACCGGAGCCCGCATCGCCATCCCCGCCATCGCCGGCGCCGAACTTCCCCATGTTCGCACCGGCCCGGGGTTGCGAGAGTTGCTCGGCGGACATGCCGATCCGGCAGCTCCGGCTTGGCAACGGCTTGGTGCCGGGCTGCTGTCGGGCTGGCGCCAGCGGCTCGTCAAACCCGCCGCGGTGCGGTTGGCCACCCGCGCATGGATGCCGCTGGGCCGGCGCGTCGCCATCATCGGAGGTGACCTGGTCGCAGTTGAGCTTGCCGAGTTCCTGGCCAGCCGTGGCCGGTTCGTGTCGATCCTGGAGTCCGGCAAGGACCTTGCACCGGAGGTGGGCAACAAGCGTAAGGCCGAGCATATGGATCGGCTGGACCGGCTCGGCGTCACCGTTCATGTGCAGGCCGGCGTCGAACGGATCACCGCAGAGGGTGTGCTGTTCACGCCCGCCGGCGGCGCAACCCGCCAACTGCTCGCCGACAGTGTTGTCATCGCCGGAACACCCGAACCCGACACAGCGCTGTTCGACACGCTGGCGGCCGGCATGCCCGATGCCCAGGTGTATGCCGCCGGGGACTGTAACGGTGTTGGCTTGATCCGCAAAGCCACCGAGGACGGCGCCCGCGTCGCGTGTGCCATCTAA
- a CDS encoding ferredoxin, with protein MGYKVHADLDLCQGHAMCELEAPDYFRVPKRGQVEILDDAPPAEARKQIEQAVWACPTQALSIEETGD; from the coding sequence ATGGGTTACAAGGTGCATGCCGACCTGGATCTGTGCCAGGGCCATGCGATGTGTGAGCTGGAGGCCCCCGACTACTTCCGGGTGCCCAAACGCGGCCAAGTCGAAATCCTCGACGACGCGCCGCCCGCGGAGGCCCGCAAACAGATAGAGCAAGCCGTGTGGGCCTGTCCCACCCAGGCACTGTCGATCGAAGAGACAGGAGACTAA
- a CDS encoding dihydrodipicolinate reductase codes for MIKRITRHRDLKLVGLHCYSPDKVGRDAGEIAGIGPIGVLATGTVDEIIAAAPDCVTFHGVWPDLGLYVPVLEAGINIVTTADWVTGRHRDTNHRLSDGRTESEVLQAACLRGNSTFYGTGMNPGLAQILTIVHSADVADIENVTCIESVDVSCHHSAPTWANCGFGRPVDDPEVPHLLELGTRVFEDGVRMMANCLDIALDEVTFSYQLGACTKDVDLGWYALPVGSVGGAAFQYIGVTGGVPRVELHLEWQMTPHTKPHWDIQGCYITKIQGDPCIYSKHLILPKPGTDFSSPESFAAIGMTVTGMPALNAIRAVVDAPPGIVTSADLPLRAFAGRFAGPVGDDPPR; via the coding sequence ATGATAAAACGGATCACACGGCATCGTGACCTAAAACTGGTTGGGCTGCACTGCTATTCACCGGACAAGGTAGGCCGTGACGCCGGTGAAATCGCTGGTATCGGGCCGATCGGTGTCCTGGCCACGGGAACGGTGGACGAGATCATCGCAGCCGCACCGGATTGTGTGACCTTCCACGGGGTGTGGCCCGACCTCGGTCTGTACGTGCCGGTGCTGGAGGCCGGCATCAATATCGTCACCACCGCCGACTGGGTCACCGGCCGCCACCGCGACACCAATCACCGGCTATCAGACGGCCGCACCGAATCCGAAGTGCTCCAAGCCGCCTGCCTACGTGGAAATTCGACGTTCTACGGGACCGGGATGAATCCCGGACTGGCGCAGATCCTCACCATCGTGCACAGCGCCGACGTGGCCGATATCGAAAACGTCACCTGTATCGAATCTGTCGACGTCTCATGCCACCACTCGGCTCCGACGTGGGCCAATTGTGGCTTCGGGCGTCCGGTCGACGATCCCGAGGTGCCGCACCTGCTGGAGCTGGGCACCCGGGTGTTCGAGGACGGTGTGCGGATGATGGCCAACTGCCTCGACATCGCACTGGACGAGGTCACTTTCTCCTACCAGCTTGGCGCCTGCACCAAGGACGTGGACCTCGGGTGGTACGCCTTGCCCGTCGGCTCGGTGGGCGGGGCGGCGTTTCAGTACATCGGCGTCACCGGCGGAGTGCCCAGGGTGGAGTTGCATCTGGAATGGCAGATGACGCCGCACACCAAGCCGCACTGGGATATTCAGGGCTGCTACATCACCAAGATCCAGGGCGACCCCTGCATCTATAGCAAGCACCTCATCCTGCCCAAGCCCGGCACCGACTTTTCCAGCCCGGAGTCGTTCGCGGCCATCGGCATGACGGTGACCGGAATGCCGGCCCTCAACGCAATCCGCGCGGTGGTCGACGCCCCACCGGGCATCGTCACCAGCGCCGATCTGCCGCTACGCGCGTTCGCCGGGCGCTTCGCCGGCCCAGTCGGTGACGACCCGCCACGGTGA
- a CDS encoding NDMA-dependent alcohol dehydrogenase: protein MKTKGALIWEFNQPWSVEEIEIGDPRKDEVKIQMEASGMCHSDHHLVTGGIPMAGFPVLGGHEGAGIVTEVGPGVEEFAEGDHVVLSFIPSCGKCQSCQAGMRNLCDLGAGLLNGAAVSDGTFRIRARGQNVYPMTLLGTFSPYMVVHKTSVVKIDPSIPFEVACLVGCGVTTGYGSATRTADIRPGDDVAIVGVGGVGMAALQGAVNAGARYIFAVEPVEWKRDQALKFGATHVYPDVEAALVGIAEVTYGLMAKKVIITVGELHGADIENYMNLTAKGGTCVLTAIGSLLDTEVTLNLAMLTLMQKNLQGTIFGGGNPQYDIPQLLSMYKAGKLNLDDMITRQYRLEQINEGYQDMLDGKNIRGIIRYTDADR, encoded by the coding sequence GTGAAGACAAAGGGCGCGCTGATCTGGGAGTTCAATCAACCGTGGTCGGTCGAGGAAATCGAAATCGGCGACCCGCGCAAAGACGAGGTCAAGATCCAGATGGAAGCGTCGGGCATGTGCCACTCCGACCACCATCTGGTGACCGGTGGGATCCCGATGGCGGGGTTTCCGGTGCTCGGCGGCCACGAGGGCGCGGGCATCGTCACCGAGGTCGGGCCGGGTGTCGAGGAGTTCGCCGAGGGCGACCATGTGGTGCTGTCGTTCATCCCGTCGTGCGGGAAATGTCAGTCTTGCCAGGCGGGGATGCGTAATCTGTGCGACCTCGGGGCCGGGCTGCTCAACGGTGCCGCGGTCTCCGATGGCACGTTTCGCATCCGGGCCCGCGGCCAAAACGTCTACCCGATGACGCTGCTGGGCACCTTTTCACCGTACATGGTGGTGCACAAGACCTCGGTGGTGAAAATCGATCCGTCGATCCCCTTCGAGGTTGCGTGCCTGGTGGGCTGCGGGGTGACCACGGGCTACGGCTCGGCAACCCGCACCGCCGACATCAGACCGGGTGATGACGTCGCGATCGTGGGCGTCGGCGGGGTCGGCATGGCGGCCCTGCAGGGAGCGGTCAACGCCGGTGCCCGCTATATCTTCGCAGTCGAGCCGGTGGAGTGGAAGCGCGACCAGGCTCTGAAATTCGGTGCCACCCATGTATATCCGGACGTGGAAGCTGCGTTGGTGGGCATCGCCGAGGTGACCTACGGCCTGATGGCCAAGAAGGTGATCATCACCGTGGGTGAGCTGCACGGCGCCGATATCGAGAACTACATGAACCTCACCGCGAAAGGCGGCACCTGCGTGCTGACCGCAATCGGCAGCCTGCTGGACACCGAGGTGACACTGAACCTCGCGATGTTGACCCTGATGCAGAAGAACTTGCAGGGCACCATCTTCGGTGGCGGCAACCCGCAGTATGACATCCCGCAGCTGTTGTCGATGTATAAGGCCGGCAAGCTCAACCTCGACGACATGATCACCCGTCAGTACAGGCTGGAGCAGATCAACGAGGGTTACCAAGACATGCTGGACGGCAAGAACATTCGTGGAATCATCCGCTACACCGACGCCGACAGGTAG
- a CDS encoding nuclear transport factor 2 family protein: MQQSPALRASQSSWRCVQAHDREGWLALMADDVVIEDPIGDAPTNPGGTGVRGKDGVAAFYDANIAANQLTITCEETFPSSSPNEIAHILVLRSKFDNGVTSTVRGVFTYRVNDAGLITNMRGYWNLDAMTFGRQE; encoded by the coding sequence ATTCAACAGTCACCAGCGCTCCGCGCGTCGCAGTCGTCGTGGCGGTGTGTGCAGGCCCACGACCGGGAGGGCTGGCTGGCCCTGATGGCCGACGACGTCGTCATCGAAGACCCGATCGGCGACGCGCCCACCAACCCGGGCGGCACCGGGGTGCGTGGCAAAGACGGCGTCGCGGCGTTTTACGACGCAAACATCGCCGCCAACCAGCTCACCATCACCTGTGAGGAGACATTCCCGTCCAGCTCGCCCAACGAGATCGCGCATATCCTGGTGCTGCGCAGCAAGTTCGACAACGGCGTCACCAGCACGGTGCGCGGCGTGTTCACCTACCGTGTTAACGACGCAGGGCTGATCACCAACATGCGCGGCTACTGGAACCTCGATGCGATGACATTCGGCAGACAAGAGTGA
- a CDS encoding cytochrome P450, with protein MTSQGLKDVPRVSGGHEEHGHLEEFRTDPIGLMKRVRDECGDVGWFQLAGKQVVLLSGAQANEFFFRASDDDLDQAEAYPFMTPIFGKGVVFDASPERRKEMLHNAALRGEQMKGHATTIEGEVRRMIAGWGETGEIDLLDFFAELTIYTSSACLIGKKFRDELDRRFARLYHELERGTDPLAYVDPYLPIESFRRRDQARKGLVALVQAIMDNRIANPPADKSDRDMLDVLITVKDEHGNPRFSADEITGMFISMMFAGHHTSSGTAAWTLIELMRHPDIYAGVIKELDELYADGQPVSFHALRQIPRLENVLKETLRLHPPLIILMRVAKGEFEVEGYPIHKGDLVAASPAVSNRIPEDFPDPDEFVPQRYDEPRQEDLINRWTWIPFGAGRHRCVGAAFATMQIKAIFSVLLREYEFEMTQPPESYRNDHSKMVVQLAQPAKVRYRRRNGGR; from the coding sequence GTGACAAGTCAAGGACTAAAGGATGTTCCGCGTGTCTCCGGCGGTCACGAGGAACACGGGCACCTAGAGGAGTTCCGCACCGATCCGATCGGGCTGATGAAACGGGTCCGCGACGAATGCGGTGACGTCGGCTGGTTCCAGTTGGCCGGCAAGCAGGTGGTGTTGTTGTCGGGTGCGCAGGCCAACGAGTTCTTCTTCCGCGCCAGCGACGACGACCTCGACCAGGCTGAGGCGTACCCGTTCATGACACCGATTTTCGGCAAAGGTGTGGTTTTCGACGCCAGCCCCGAGCGGCGAAAGGAAATGCTGCACAACGCGGCGCTGCGCGGCGAGCAGATGAAAGGTCACGCCACCACCATCGAAGGTGAAGTGCGCCGGATGATCGCCGGCTGGGGGGAAACCGGCGAGATCGACCTGTTGGACTTCTTCGCCGAGCTGACCATCTACACCTCTTCGGCCTGCTTGATCGGAAAGAAGTTCCGCGACGAGCTCGACCGGCGGTTCGCCCGGCTCTACCACGAGCTGGAGCGCGGCACCGACCCGCTGGCCTATGTCGACCCGTACCTGCCGATCGAAAGCTTCCGCCGGCGCGACCAGGCTCGAAAAGGATTGGTGGCGCTGGTCCAAGCGATCATGGACAACCGGATCGCCAACCCGCCGGCAGACAAAAGCGACCGCGACATGCTCGACGTGCTGATCACCGTCAAAGACGAGCACGGCAATCCCCGGTTCAGTGCCGACGAGATCACCGGCATGTTCATCTCGATGATGTTCGCCGGCCATCACACCAGCTCAGGCACCGCGGCGTGGACGCTGATCGAGTTGATGCGCCACCCTGACATCTACGCCGGCGTAATCAAGGAGCTCGACGAGCTTTACGCCGATGGTCAGCCGGTGAGTTTCCACGCGCTGCGCCAGATTCCGCGGCTGGAGAACGTGCTCAAGGAGACGCTGCGGTTGCACCCGCCGCTGATCATCCTGATGCGGGTGGCCAAGGGCGAGTTCGAGGTGGAAGGCTATCCCATCCACAAGGGTGACCTGGTGGCGGCATCGCCGGCCGTCTCCAACCGCATCCCGGAGGACTTCCCGGACCCCGACGAGTTCGTACCGCAACGCTACGACGAGCCGCGTCAGGAAGACCTGATCAACCGGTGGACGTGGATTCCGTTCGGCGCCGGTCGGCATCGTTGCGTAGGAGCCGCGTTCGCCACCATGCAGATCAAGGCTATCTTCTCGGTGCTGTTGCGGGAATACGAGTTCGAGATGACGCAACCGCCCGAAAGTTACCGCAACGACCATTCCAAGATGGTGGTGCAGCTGGCCCAACCGGCCAAGGTGCGCTACCGCCGCCGCAATGGAGGTCGATGA
- a CDS encoding cytochrome P450, with product MVSPVVALPPGFDVTDPDLHAERIPFEEYALLRRSAPVWWNPQPRSAGGFDDDGFWVVSKHRDVRDVSRRSDVFSSACKGAIPRLEDNISPEEFQATLSVLINKDAPEHTKLRGLVSRLFTPRAIDALRPTLEQRAERIVAAAIEGGQGEFVREVASELPMQAIAELIGVPEEDRVKLFEWSNQMTGYDDADVTVDSRVGAAEILGYSYQLAETRRQTPGNDVVSRLLSATIDGERLTPEQFGFFVVMLAVAGNETTRNATTLGMMAFLENPQQWELFKAQRPATAVDEIVRYTTPLICLQRTALTDTVIGDTEIKAGQRVVMLYASANFDEDVFDNPERFDITRDPNPHLGFGGTGAHYCLGANLARLELEIIFNKIADKMPDISRLGDPARLRSGWINGIKRFHTNYRSGCPVTH from the coding sequence ATGGTGAGCCCAGTCGTCGCGCTGCCACCCGGATTCGATGTCACCGATCCGGATCTGCACGCCGAGCGCATCCCGTTCGAGGAATACGCGCTGCTGCGCCGCAGTGCACCGGTGTGGTGGAATCCGCAACCGCGCAGCGCGGGCGGTTTCGACGACGACGGCTTTTGGGTGGTGTCCAAGCACCGCGACGTCCGCGACGTCTCCCGGCGCTCGGACGTGTTCTCCTCGGCCTGCAAGGGCGCGATCCCGCGGCTGGAGGACAACATCAGCCCCGAGGAGTTCCAAGCGACGTTGTCGGTGCTGATCAACAAGGATGCCCCCGAACACACCAAGCTGCGCGGCCTGGTGTCGCGGCTGTTCACTCCCCGCGCGATCGACGCGCTGCGCCCCACCCTCGAGCAGCGTGCTGAGCGCATCGTGGCGGCGGCCATCGAAGGCGGGCAGGGCGAATTCGTCCGCGAGGTCGCAAGCGAACTGCCGATGCAGGCCATCGCCGAACTCATCGGCGTCCCCGAAGAGGACCGGGTCAAACTCTTCGAGTGGAGCAACCAGATGACCGGCTATGACGACGCCGACGTAACTGTGGACTCACGGGTCGGTGCCGCCGAAATCCTCGGCTACTCTTACCAGCTCGCCGAAACCCGCCGTCAGACGCCGGGCAACGACGTGGTTTCGCGGCTGCTGAGCGCCACCATCGACGGCGAGCGGCTCACCCCGGAGCAATTCGGCTTCTTCGTGGTCATGCTGGCCGTCGCCGGCAACGAGACCACCCGCAACGCCACCACGCTGGGGATGATGGCGTTTCTGGAAAACCCACAGCAGTGGGAGCTGTTCAAGGCACAGCGCCCCGCCACCGCCGTCGACGAAATCGTCAGATACACGACGCCGCTGATTTGCCTGCAACGAACCGCGCTGACCGACACCGTCATCGGTGACACCGAGATCAAGGCCGGCCAGCGGGTGGTGATGCTTTACGCCTCCGCCAATTTCGACGAGGACGTGTTTGACAATCCCGAGCGATTCGACATCACCCGGGATCCCAATCCACACTTGGGTTTTGGCGGTACCGGTGCCCACTACTGCCTTGGCGCCAATCTTGCCCGGCTCGAGTTGGAGATCATTTTCAACAAGATTGCGGACAAGATGCCGGATATTAGCCGCCTTGGTGATCCTGCTAGGTTGCGGTCCGGTTGGATCAACGGCATCAAGCGGTTTCACACCAACTACCGAAGCGGTTGCCCGGTCACACACTAA
- a CDS encoding SDR family NAD(P)-dependent oxidoreductase — MTPLLAGRGAVVVGGSRGIGAAVAGELARHGAGVVVNGRDRHAAEQTTAAITAGGCAAVSHPGSPADPAIAESLIRRCIGEFGGIHILVNCAGIAEPAGSSILDISPEQFRELIDSHLGTVVATCRAAAPRMVEQGGGSIVNTGSVAFLGDYGGTGYPAGKGAVTSLTLAIAAELKQHRVRANVVCPGAKTRLSSGPDYEAHIADLNRRGLLDDASVQASLDAAPPEYVAPMYAYLASHLAENVTGEIFVAAGGFVGRFPRPSPALIGYRDHHDSPPWSVIELSELMRRV, encoded by the coding sequence GTGACCCCCCTGCTGGCAGGCCGCGGAGCCGTCGTCGTCGGTGGCTCCCGGGGCATCGGGGCGGCCGTCGCCGGCGAGTTGGCGCGCCACGGTGCGGGTGTCGTGGTGAACGGCCGCGATCGACATGCCGCCGAGCAGACCACCGCCGCCATCACGGCGGGCGGGTGTGCGGCAGTCTCCCATCCGGGTTCACCCGCTGACCCCGCGATCGCAGAATCGTTGATTCGCAGATGCATCGGCGAATTCGGCGGCATTCACATCCTGGTGAACTGCGCCGGAATCGCCGAGCCGGCAGGTTCGTCGATTCTCGACATCAGCCCGGAGCAGTTTCGCGAACTGATCGATTCGCACCTGGGTACCGTGGTCGCGACCTGTCGCGCGGCCGCGCCGAGAATGGTCGAGCAGGGCGGAGGCAGCATCGTCAACACCGGATCGGTCGCGTTTTTGGGGGATTACGGCGGCACCGGCTACCCGGCCGGCAAAGGTGCGGTCACCAGCCTTACGCTCGCCATCGCCGCCGAACTCAAACAGCATCGAGTCCGCGCCAATGTGGTGTGCCCCGGCGCGAAAACCCGGTTGTCCAGCGGACCGGATTATGAGGCCCACATCGCCGATCTGAACCGGCGCGGGTTGCTCGACGACGCCAGCGTGCAAGCGTCACTGGATGCCGCGCCACCGGAGTACGTAGCGCCGATGTACGCCTATCTGGCGAGCCATCTCGCCGAAAACGTAACCGGCGAAATCTTTGTTGCCGCAGGCGGATTCGTCGGACGATTCCCGCGGCCCAGTCCCGCCCTCATCGGCTATCGCGACCACCACGATTCACCGCCGTGGTCGGTGATCGAGCTGAGCGAGTTGATGCGGCGGGTGTGA
- a CDS encoding TetR/AcrR family transcriptional regulator, producing MAATANLHELRRRTTREALRRAALKRFASKGFANVTVAELAEEAGVTERTFFRHFPTKEAVLFQDYETQLEWLAEALARRPTSESLFDAVLAGVVSFPHDVEVVRQAAIARAELISAERIASHLRVVQSSFAAVLTDFIRKRYSHVPDVDLVSEVAGAALAAALVAAVEYWGRQGCTGDLGEIVTTSVNVVRSGLAPLA from the coding sequence ATGGCAGCGACCGCCAATCTTCATGAGCTACGCCGCAGAACGACGCGGGAGGCGTTGCGGCGAGCGGCGCTGAAGAGATTTGCCAGTAAAGGCTTTGCCAACGTGACGGTGGCCGAGCTGGCCGAGGAGGCCGGCGTCACCGAGCGCACCTTCTTCCGGCACTTCCCGACCAAGGAAGCCGTGCTGTTCCAGGACTACGAGACCCAGCTGGAGTGGTTGGCCGAAGCGCTGGCGCGACGGCCCACCTCGGAGTCGCTGTTCGACGCGGTATTGGCCGGTGTGGTCAGCTTCCCGCACGACGTCGAGGTAGTCCGCCAGGCCGCGATTGCCCGCGCGGAGTTGATCAGCGCTGAGCGCATCGCCAGCCATCTTCGGGTCGTGCAGTCCTCGTTTGCCGCGGTGCTGACCGACTTCATCAGGAAGCGCTACTCACACGTGCCCGACGTCGATCTGGTCTCGGAGGTGGCCGGGGCTGCGCTGGCGGCTGCACTCGTTGCGGCGGTGGAGTATTGGGGACGGCAAGGCTGCACCGGTGATCTGGGTGAGATCGTCACGACCAGTGTGAATGTGGTTCGCTCCGGCCTGGCGCCGCTGGCGTGA
- a CDS encoding nuclear transport factor 2 family protein: MAGFPRGELEDVVQRWLDANREAERTGDWRILADFYTDDATYGWNIGPKEDVMCIGIDEIRDIALGQEMEGLQGWRYPYQRVVIDDKLGEVVGFWKQVATDADGTEQEVYGIGGSWFRYAGGGKWNWQRDFFDFGHVSALYADLIKAGKLSAGMQKRIERSMAGEKIPGYYPLGKAPVPLW, from the coding sequence ATGGCCGGATTCCCACGCGGGGAGCTCGAAGACGTCGTGCAGCGCTGGCTGGATGCCAACCGGGAGGCCGAAAGAACCGGTGACTGGCGCATTCTCGCCGACTTCTACACCGACGACGCTACCTACGGATGGAACATCGGCCCCAAGGAAGATGTGATGTGCATTGGGATCGACGAGATCCGCGACATCGCGCTGGGCCAGGAGATGGAAGGTCTGCAGGGGTGGCGCTACCCCTACCAGCGGGTCGTCATCGACGACAAGCTCGGTGAAGTAGTCGGATTCTGGAAGCAGGTCGCAACCGACGCCGACGGCACCGAGCAGGAGGTGTACGGCATCGGCGGCAGCTGGTTCCGGTATGCCGGTGGCGGCAAATGGAACTGGCAGCGCGACTTTTTCGACTTCGGGCATGTGTCAGCGCTCTACGCGGATCTGATCAAGGCAGGCAAGCTGTCGGCCGGTATGCAAAAGCGCATCGAACGCAGCATGGCCGGCGAAAAAATACCCGGCTACTACCCGCTCGGAAAAGCACCGGTCCCGTTATGGTGA